One genomic window of Pieris rapae chromosome 15, ilPieRapa1.1, whole genome shotgun sequence includes the following:
- the LOC111000584 gene encoding aldehyde dehydrogenase X, mitochondrial, translated as MVKVDVKYTKLFINNEWVDAISKKTFPTINPQDETIIIQVAEGDKADIDLAVAAARKAFHRYSPWRTMDASQRGLLLLKLADLMEAQARYLAELETLDCGKPVKTAEEEVYYSASVFRYYAGKADKIHGNTIPADGEVLSMTLKEPVGVCAQIIPWNYPIPMLSWKIAPALAAGCTLIVKPAEQTPLTALAVAALIKEAGFPPGVVNIVPGYGPSAGAALTHHPDVDKVAFTGSTEVGRLILGAAPVANLKRVTLELGGKSPLVVFNDADVERAAQLAHAAAFANGGQCCCAGTRTYVQSGIYDQFIKKAAEIANERSVGNPFDDVQQGPQIDSEMYSKVLNYIKAGKDEGAKCLAGGDKFGDKGYYIQPTVFADVKDEMKIAKEEIFGPVQSILKFDTFEEVIDRANNTNYGLGAGVITNDITIALSFAKHVRAGSVWVNTYDHVTSQTPFGGFKDSGLGRELGEDGVNQYLEVKTVTLALPKKPQL; from the exons ATGGTTAAAGTTGACGTTAAATATACGAAG TTGTTTATCAACAATGAATGGGTAGACGCCATCAGCAAAAAGACGTTCCCAACTATAAATCCTCAAGACGAGACGATCATTATTCAAGTCGCAGAAGGAGATAAG GCAGATATTGACTTAGCTGTGGCAGCAGCAAGAAAAGCATTCCATCGTTACTCGCCATGGCGCACTATGGACGCCTCGCAAAGGGGACTCCTTCTGCTCAAATTAGCTGATCTCATGGAGGCCCAAGCTAGATACTTAGCTGAACTGGAAACTTTGGACTGTGGAAAACCAGTCAAAACAGCTGAAGAAGAAGTATATTACTCTGCAAGCGTTTTCAGATATTACGCGGGAAAGGCGGATAAAATTCATGGAAATACGATACCTGCag ATGGCGAAGTTCTATCTATGACGCTCAAAGAACCAGTTGGTGTCTGCGCCCAAATCATACCATGGAATTATCCAATACCTATGCTGTCATGGAAAATAGCACCTGCGCTTGCTGCag gtTGTACATTAATAGTGAAGCCAGCCGAACAAACACCCTTAACAGCATTAGCAGTAGCTGCTCTCATCAAGGAAGCTGGTTTCCCACCTGGTGTGGTCAACATCGTACCTGGTTACGGCCCTTCTGCTGGTGCTGCACTGACGCATCATCCAGACGTCGATAAGGTTGCTTTTACCGGATCTACTGAG gtCGGACGATTAATCCTGGGTGCTGCACCAGTTGCAAATCTCAAACGAGTGACCTTGGAACTGGGAGGAAAGAGTCCTTTGGTTGTTTTTAACGATGCTGAtg TTGAAAGGGCCGCTCAACTGGCGCACGCCGCTGCGTTTGCAAATGGCGGTCAATGTTGTTGCGCGGGAACGAGAACTTATGTCCAGTCCGGCATTTATGaccaattcattaaaaaagctGCTGAAATTGCCAATGAGAGATCTGTAGGAAACCCTTTTGATGATGTTCAACAAGGACCTCAG ATAGACAGTGAGATGTATTCGAAAGTACTTAATTACATAAAGGCAGGAAAAGATGAAGGCGCAAAGTGTTTAGCGGGTGGTGATAAATTCGGTGATAAAGGATATTACATTCAACCAACGGTGTTCGCAGATGTTAAAGATGAAATGAAAATTGCGAAAGAAGAg ATTTTTGGACCAGTGCAGAGTATATTGAAATTCGATACATTTGAAGAAGTAATCGACCGGGCtaacaatacaaattatgGCCTGGGAGCTGGAGTCATCACAAATGACATTACTATTGCTCTTAGCTTTGCTAAACACGTCAGAGCTGGCTCCGTTTG GGTAAATACGTATGACCACGTAACCAGCCAAACGCCATTTGGTGGTTTCAAGGACTCAGGCCTAGGAAGAgaatt gGGTGAAGACGGTGTAAACCAATACCTAGAAGTAAAAACTGTTACTCTGGCATTACCGAAAAAACCCCaattataa
- the LOC110992247 gene encoding aldehyde dehydrogenase X, mitochondrial, translating to MAKVEIKYTKLFINNEFVDAVSKKTFPTINPQDESVITQVAEGDKADVDLAVDAAVKAFHRYSEWRTMDASQRGRLLQKLADLMERDAKYLSELETLDNGKPVAQAHGEVIWASHVVRYYAGKADKILGNTIPADGEVISMTLKEPVGVCGQVLPWNYPIPMFVWKIAPALAAGCTVIVKPAEQTPLTALAMAALVKEAGIPAGVVNVITGYGPTAGSALTNHPRVDKMAFTGSTEVGRIIMKGAAAVNLKRVTLELGGKSPLVIFNDADVEKAAEIAHRAAFANAGQCCVAGTRTYVQSGIYDKFVAKAAEIAKKRTVGNPYGNVQQGPQIDTEMFTKVMGYIEAGKKEGARCVAGGGRHGNVGFFVQPTVFADVTDNMKIAREEIFGPVQSILKFETFEEVVDRANDSNYGLGAGVVTNDVTTALAFAKHVRAGSVWVNTYEHVAVQTPFGGFRESGIGRELGEDGILQYLENKTVTISLPKKPVV from the exons GCTGACGTAGACCTTGCAGTAGACGCGGCCGTTAAAGCCTTCCACCGCTACTCAGAATGGCGTACTATGGATGCCTCTCAAAGGGGAAGACTTCTCCAAAAATTAGCCGACCTTATGGAGAGAGACGCAAAATACTTGTCCGAACTTGAAACTTTAGACAATGGAAAACCCGTCGCTCAGGCTCACGGTGAAGTTATCTGGGCATCTCATGTGGTCAGATACTACGCTGGTAAAGCTGACAAGATTTTAGGAAACACCATTCCAgcag ATGGAGAGGTCATCTCCATGACCCTGAAGGAACCAGTAGGCGTTTGTGGACAAGTACTTCCCTGGAACTACCCCATTCCTATGTTCGTGTGGAAAATCGCACCTGCTTTAGCTGCCG GCTGCACCGTGATCGTAAAGCCAGCAGAACAAACACCTCTAACGGCACTCGCAATGGCTGCACTCGTTAAGGAGGCCGGTATTCCTGCTGGAGTTGTTAATGTTATTACTGGTTATGGCCCGACCGCTGGATCCGCCCTCACCAACCACCCGCGTGTTGACAAGATGGCGTTTACTGGATCGACTGAG GTCGGTCGGATCATCATGAAAGGTGCGGCTGCTGTCAACCTGAAGAGAGTCACCCTTGAGCTTGGTGGAAAGAGTCCTCTTGTTATTTTCAATGACGCTGACG TGGAAAAAGCTGCAGAGATTGCCCACCGTGCTGCATTCGCAAACGCAGGTCAATGCTGCGTAGCTGGTACAAGGACCTATGTTCAATCTGGAATCTACGACAAATTCGTTGCTAAAGCAGCTGAAATCGCTAAGAAGAGGACTGTAGGCAACCCTTACGGAAATGTTCAACAGGGACCACAG ATTGATACAGAAATGTTCACCAAAGTGATGGGTTACATAGAGGCTGGTAAAAAGGAAGGTGCTCGTTGTGTGGCTGGAGGCGGACGCCACGGCAACGTCGGTTTCTTTGTTCAACCCACTGTCTTTGCTGACGTCACTGACAACATGAAGATAGCCAGGGAAGAG ATCTTCGGACCAGTCCAGAGCATTCTGAAATTCGAGACCTTTGAGGAAGTGGTAGATCGTGCTAACGACTCCAACTATGGCTTGGGAGCTGGTGTCGTCACCAACGACGTCACTACCGCTCTAGCTTTCGCGAAGCATGTACGTGCCGGAAGTGTTTG ggTAAACACATACGAGCATGTCGCTGTCCAGACTCCGTTCGGTGGATTCCGGGAATCCGGTATTGGTCGTGAATT gggTGAAGACGGTATCTTGCAGTACTTAGAAAACAAGACAGTTACAATCAGTCTACCAAAGAAACCAGTGGTCTAA